In one Podarcis muralis chromosome 7, rPodMur119.hap1.1, whole genome shotgun sequence genomic region, the following are encoded:
- the C1QTNF12 gene encoding adipolin isoform X2, translated as MAFPPQVPERKHRLLGEQIWRKPSEMLESPDPRITDPRRTWISFVHRPDDGSNSKKKCKGRDKKLRGLVGPPGPPGPPGPPGAPGAEVTQEVLLQEFKKMLKEATERRTPPALPTPLSEAPPLLLSLEEASPYRRVEEAFHCKLKGQIVVDKKTLMELQNFQMPSAKGAFLRGSGLNLTTGRFTASISGIYQFSANVHIDHSELKSKLQLRARDNVRVLICIESLCHRNTSLEVIAGLESNSKIFTVYVHGLLQLQPGQYTSIFVDNSAGAPVTIQNGSDFMGMLVGV; from the exons ATGCTAGAGTCCCCAGACCCTCGCATCACTGACCCGCGTCGGACGTGGATTTCATTTGTACATCGTCCTGATGACGGCAGCAACTCCAAAAAGAAATGCAAAGGCAGAGATAAGAAATTA cGTGGGCTTGTTGGACCTCCAGGACCCCCAGGCCCTCCAGGACCCCCAGGGGCTCCAGGGGCAGAAGTCACCCAGGAAGTCTTGCTGCAGGAGTTCAAGAAGATGTTAAAAG AAGCCACTGAGCGGCGGACCCCTCCGGCTTTGCCAACCCCTCTGAGCGAGGCGCCCCCTTTGCTGCTCTCCTTGGAGGAGGCATCCCCCTACCGGCGAGTGGAGGAGGCTTTTCACTGCAAACTCAAGGGCCAGATCGTTGTGGACAAGAAGACCTTGATGGAACTCCAGAACTTCCAGATG CCTTCGGCCAAAGGAGCGTTCCTCCGGGGATCTGGTTTGAACTTAACCACCGGGAGATTTACAGCATCTATATCTGGGATTTATCAGTTTTCGGCCAACGTCCACATTG aCCACAGTGAGCTGAAAAGTAAACTACAGCTTCGAGCAAGAGACAACGTCCGGGTGTTGATCTGCATCGAATCCCTCTGTCATCGCAACAC GTCTTTGGAAGTTATTGCTGGTCTGGAAAGCAACAGCAAGATCTTCACCGTTTATGTCCACGGATTGCTGCAGCTGCAG CCTGGACAATACACTTCCATCTTTGTCGACAACAGCGCCGGTGCCCCTGTCACCATTCAGAATGGATCCGATTTCATGGGGATGCTGGTGGGAGTCTAA